The Helianthus annuus cultivar XRQ/B chromosome 16, HanXRQr2.0-SUNRISE, whole genome shotgun sequence genome includes a window with the following:
- the LOC110916295 gene encoding disease resistance protein RUN1 isoform X1, with amino-acid sequence MASSSSQAHNKNYVYDVFLSFSGEDTRKTFVDHLYDALDRHGICTFKDDEKLQKGKEINDELLQSIQDSRCYIIVFSKRYASSSWCLNELLKIMECHKTNEQTAFPVFYDVDPSDVRKQTGSVGEALTGHKNKSESEVGKWREALKAAANLSGWDVRKTANGHEAQVIKLIVEKVSLELWPTDSHIDENLVGMEQRMQDLNRSLEIGSSDIRMIGIKGMGGIGKTTLARAIFDKISINFEGKSFVENVREKTSKFGLEKLQEQVLRDVLKDKCICVQGVHDGRKLMRKRLRGTKVLVVLDDVDREGQLEELAGDPNWFKPGSRIIITTRDEQVLNIYKEKWIHDVSLLSTEEAIRLFSRHAFKKNIPTQEYQNQSREVVHYAAGLPLSIRVLGSLLRDKKTSEWNDALSRLKKIPSKETLKVLELSYESLEDDYKEIFLDVACFLRHWEKDNAIRMLESCGFHATNGLRVLEQKSLIKIVETFEDGFISMHDRVIEMGENMVRREHPDEPGRHSRLWVQEEIECVLADNSGSEATRCIDLEITPGISLEGMGNMKKLRCLAVNYMKYDFFSDCVKIDEVLQYFPNSLRYLYWNEYPHWCLPKTFKANNLVALEMDSSKIKQLWEGGKIMKKLKFLDLSNSKELRSLDLGLTPNLERLHLEWCMKLVALDVHGGCLKSLVYLNLCNCKSLKSISFIEQLESLGFLDMGGLNLKGFLDYIITGHSSNSLLELNLSYNEDIEEVPSSIGNLHKLVSLRLYGCSNLKSLPEDNLGQLECLEYLSLSSTKIKHLPGSICKLKRLKALFLGVCDYLEKLPEHIGQLESLEKLDLTFCHNLREIPNSICQLKCLKQLDLYGSKRVEKLPEELGNLKCLQLLDVRETGITQLPQSIYSVKGLKIERLFTLEEEEVAEGN; translated from the exons ATGGCTTCTTCAAGTTCACAAGCTCACAACAAGAACTACGTGTATGATGTGTTTCTTAGCTTCAGTGGTGAAGACACTCGCAAGACCTTCGTTGATCATCTTTATGATGCTCTTGATCGACATGGTATTTGCACCTTCAAGGACGATGAGAAACTCCAGAAAGGAAAAGAGATAAATGATGAGCTCTTACAGTCTATTCAAGACTCCAGATGCTACATAATTGTGTTCTCCAAACGCTATGCCTCTTCATCATGGTGCTTAAACGAGCTTTTGAAGATCATGGAGTGTCACAAGACAAATGAGCAGACGGCTTTCCCCGTGTTCTACGATGTGGATCCCTCTGATGTCCGAAAACAAACTGGATCAGTTGGAGAAGCACTTACCGGACATAAAAACAAGAGTGAATCAGAGGTTGGAAAATGGAGAGAGGCTCTTAAAGCAGCAGCCAATTTGTCTGGATGGGATGTGAGGAAGACTGCTAATGG GCATGAAGCTCAAGTCATTAAATTAATTGTTGAAAAGGTTTCACTCGAGTTATGGCCCACTGATAGTCATATTGATGAGAATTTAGTAGGCATGGAACAAAGGATGCAAGATCTCAATAGAAGTTTAGAGATTGGTTCAAGTGATATCCGCATGATAGGCATCAAGGGCATGGGAGGCATAGGGAAGACAACTCTAGCCCGTGCTATTTTTGATAAAATATCCATTAATTTTGAAGGTAAAAGTTTTGTTGAGAATGTGAGGGAAAAGACCTCTAAGTTTGGTTTGGAGAAGTTGCAAGAACAAGTCCTTAGAGATGTATTAAAGGATAAATGCATTTGTGTACAAGGTGTTCATGACGGGAGAAAATTAATGAGAAAGAGGTTGCGTGGCACAAAAGTTCTTGTTGTTCTCGATGATGTGGATCGTGAAGGGCAGCTTGAGGAATTAGCTGGTGATCCTAATTGGTTCAAGCCGGGAAGTAGAATTATAATTACAACTAGAGATGAGCAGGTgctcaacatatacaaagagaagTGGATCCATGATGTCAGTCTGTTATCTACTGAGGAAGCGATTCGCCTCTTTAGTAGGCATGCATTTAAGAAAAATATTCCAACTCAAGAGTATCAAAATCAATCACGCGAAGTTGTACATTATGCTGCTGGTCTCCCCTTATCAATTAGAGTTTTGGGTTCACTTCTCCGTGATAAAAAGACTTCTGAATGGAACGATGCACTATCAAGACTCAAAAAAATTCCGTCAAAGGAAACTCTTAAAGTATTGGAACTAAGCTATGAAAGCCTCGAGGATGATTACAAGGAAATATTTCTAGATGTAGCATGCTTCCTTAGACATTGGGAGAAAGACAATGCAATAAGAATGCTTGAAAGCTGTGGATTTCACGCTACAAACGGTTTAAGAGTTCTTGAGCAAAAATCTCTAATCAAAATTGTAGAAACGTTTGAAGATGGATTCATAAGCATGCATGACCGTGTAATAGAAATGGGTGAGAATATGGTACGCCGTGAGCATCCAGATGAGCCTGGGAGACATAGCCGATTATgggttcaagaggaaattgaatgTGTCTTGGCTGATAACTCG GGTAGTGAAGCAACAAGATGTATAGATCTAGAAATTACTCCTGGTATTTCTTTGGAAGGTATGGGAAACATGAAGAAGCTTAGATGCCTTGCTGTGAACTATATGAAGTACGATTTTTTTTCTGACTGTGTGAAGATTGACGAAGTTCTTCAGTACTTTCCAAACTCGTTACGGTACCTATATTGGAATGAATACCCTCATTGGTGTTTACCCAAAACATTTAAAGCAAACAATCTTGTTGCACTTGAAATGGATAGTAGCAAAATCAAACAACTTTGGGAAGGGGGAAAG ATTATGAAAAAGCTCAAATTCCTTGATTTGAGTAATTCAAAAGAGTTAAGGAGCCTTGACCTTGGGCTGACACCCAATCTTGAGAGGTTACATCTTGAATGGTGTATGAAATTGGTAGCACTTGACGTGCACGGTGGATGTCTAAAAAGCCTTGTCTATCTAAACCTATGTAATTGCAAGAGTTTGAAGTCTATATCTTTTATCGAGCAGttggaatcacttgggtttcttgATATGGGTGGATTAAATCTGAAGGGATTCCTGGATTATATAATCACAGGGCACTCTAGCAATAGTTTGCTAGAGCTGAATCTTTCATATAATGAAGATATAGAAGAAGTACCCTCATCAATTGGAAATCTTCATAAGCTTGTCTCTCTACGTCTCTATGGTTGCTCTAATCTCAAGAGTCTTCCAGAGGACAACCTTGGCCAACTGGAATGTTTAGAATACCTTTCTTTAAGTAGTACAAAAATTAAACATCTCCCTGGTAGCATTTGTAAGCTGAAACGTCTGAAAGCCCTATTTCTTGGAGTATGTGATTATCTTGAGAAGTTACCTGAGCATATTGGCCAACTAGAATCTTTGGAGAAATTAGATCTAACATTTTGCCATAATTTAAGAGAAATTCCCAACAGTATCTGTCAGTTGAAATGCCTCAAACAGTTGGATCTTTATGGAAGTAAGAGGGTTGAAAAACTGCCAGAGGAACTAGGAAACTTAAAATGTTTACAATTATTAGATGTTCGGGAGACTGGCATAACTCAACTTCCACAGAGCATTTATTCAGTGAAAGGTTTGAAAATTGAGAGATTATTTACATTGGAAGAAGAAGAAGTGGCAGAGGGCAATTGA
- the LOC110916295 gene encoding disease resistance protein RUN1 isoform X2, translating into MASSSSQAHNKNYVYDVFLSFSGEDTRKTFVDHLYDALDRHGICTFKDDEKLQKGKEINDELLQSIQDSRCYIIVFSKRYASSSWCLNELLKIMECHKTNEQTAFPVFYDVDPSDVRKQTGSVGEALTGHKNKSESEVGKWREALKAAANLSGWDVRKTANGHEAQVIKLIVEKVSLELWPTDSHIDENLVGMEQRMQDLNRSLEIGSSDIRMIGIKGMGGIGKTTLARAIFDKISINFEGKSFVENVREKTSKFGLEKLQEQVLRDVLKDKCICVQGVHDGRKLMRKRLRGTKVLVVLDDVDREGQLEELAGDPNWFKPGSRIIITTRDEQVLNIYKEKWIHDVSLLSTEEAIRLFSRHAFKKNIPTQEYQNQSREVVHYAAGLPLSIRVLGSLLRDKKTSEWNDALSRLKKIPSKETLKVLELSYESLEDDYKEIFLDVACFLRHWEKDNAIRMLESCGFHATNGLRVLEQKSLIKIVETFEDGFISMHDRVIEMGENMVRREHPDEPGRHSRLWVQEEIECVLADNSGSEATRCIDLEITPGISLEGMGNMKKLRCLAVNYMKYDFFSDCVKIDEVLQYFPNSLRL; encoded by the exons ATGGCTTCTTCAAGTTCACAAGCTCACAACAAGAACTACGTGTATGATGTGTTTCTTAGCTTCAGTGGTGAAGACACTCGCAAGACCTTCGTTGATCATCTTTATGATGCTCTTGATCGACATGGTATTTGCACCTTCAAGGACGATGAGAAACTCCAGAAAGGAAAAGAGATAAATGATGAGCTCTTACAGTCTATTCAAGACTCCAGATGCTACATAATTGTGTTCTCCAAACGCTATGCCTCTTCATCATGGTGCTTAAACGAGCTTTTGAAGATCATGGAGTGTCACAAGACAAATGAGCAGACGGCTTTCCCCGTGTTCTACGATGTGGATCCCTCTGATGTCCGAAAACAAACTGGATCAGTTGGAGAAGCACTTACCGGACATAAAAACAAGAGTGAATCAGAGGTTGGAAAATGGAGAGAGGCTCTTAAAGCAGCAGCCAATTTGTCTGGATGGGATGTGAGGAAGACTGCTAATGG GCATGAAGCTCAAGTCATTAAATTAATTGTTGAAAAGGTTTCACTCGAGTTATGGCCCACTGATAGTCATATTGATGAGAATTTAGTAGGCATGGAACAAAGGATGCAAGATCTCAATAGAAGTTTAGAGATTGGTTCAAGTGATATCCGCATGATAGGCATCAAGGGCATGGGAGGCATAGGGAAGACAACTCTAGCCCGTGCTATTTTTGATAAAATATCCATTAATTTTGAAGGTAAAAGTTTTGTTGAGAATGTGAGGGAAAAGACCTCTAAGTTTGGTTTGGAGAAGTTGCAAGAACAAGTCCTTAGAGATGTATTAAAGGATAAATGCATTTGTGTACAAGGTGTTCATGACGGGAGAAAATTAATGAGAAAGAGGTTGCGTGGCACAAAAGTTCTTGTTGTTCTCGATGATGTGGATCGTGAAGGGCAGCTTGAGGAATTAGCTGGTGATCCTAATTGGTTCAAGCCGGGAAGTAGAATTATAATTACAACTAGAGATGAGCAGGTgctcaacatatacaaagagaagTGGATCCATGATGTCAGTCTGTTATCTACTGAGGAAGCGATTCGCCTCTTTAGTAGGCATGCATTTAAGAAAAATATTCCAACTCAAGAGTATCAAAATCAATCACGCGAAGTTGTACATTATGCTGCTGGTCTCCCCTTATCAATTAGAGTTTTGGGTTCACTTCTCCGTGATAAAAAGACTTCTGAATGGAACGATGCACTATCAAGACTCAAAAAAATTCCGTCAAAGGAAACTCTTAAAGTATTGGAACTAAGCTATGAAAGCCTCGAGGATGATTACAAGGAAATATTTCTAGATGTAGCATGCTTCCTTAGACATTGGGAGAAAGACAATGCAATAAGAATGCTTGAAAGCTGTGGATTTCACGCTACAAACGGTTTAAGAGTTCTTGAGCAAAAATCTCTAATCAAAATTGTAGAAACGTTTGAAGATGGATTCATAAGCATGCATGACCGTGTAATAGAAATGGGTGAGAATATGGTACGCCGTGAGCATCCAGATGAGCCTGGGAGACATAGCCGATTATgggttcaagaggaaattgaatgTGTCTTGGCTGATAACTCG GGTAGTGAAGCAACAAGATGTATAGATCTAGAAATTACTCCTGGTATTTCTTTGGAAGGTATGGGAAACATGAAGAAGCTTAGATGCCTTGCTGTGAACTATATGAAGTACGATTTTTTTTCTGACTGTGTGAAGATTGACGAAGTTCTTCAGTACTTTCCAAACTCGTTACG ATTATGA